The Niastella koreensis GR20-10 genome includes a window with the following:
- a CDS encoding glycosyltransferase — protein sequence MLLSPLDWGLGHTTRCIPIIHELLTQGCSVIIACNSTQKALLSLELPGLTYVHLAGYNLKYGKKRWGTIVRIILQTPKILIRINNEKNWLNIFLKSQRVDCIISDNRFGLYNRKVPAVFITHQLYIKTGLGKPADRLVQLLNYRRINRFTTCWVPDRRGIKTMAGRLSNPEKLPSIRVQYLGGLSRFKACSTTTSPIQLLVVLSGPEPQRSIFENLLLKQLELQPGKTVLVRGLPKEGENMQVKNNITIYNHAPAGLLNELMCNAELVISRSGYTTVMDLLKLGKKSILVPTPGQAEQEYVAAHLQKEQLAYTVSQEQFNLQKALAAANEFPYQLSPWPMEDYKKAINELIDQIIKSKQS from the coding sequence GTGTTATTATCGCCACTCGATTGGGGTTTAGGCCATACCACCCGGTGCATTCCCATCATTCACGAACTGCTGACTCAGGGCTGTTCAGTTATTATCGCCTGTAATTCAACGCAAAAAGCATTGTTGAGCCTTGAGTTACCCGGGCTCACCTATGTGCATTTGGCAGGCTATAATTTGAAATACGGCAAAAAGAGGTGGGGTACCATAGTCCGGATCATTCTCCAGACTCCAAAAATATTGATCCGAATCAATAACGAAAAGAACTGGTTAAATATTTTCCTGAAATCGCAACGGGTAGACTGCATCATTTCAGATAACCGGTTCGGTTTGTATAACCGCAAGGTTCCTGCTGTTTTTATTACGCATCAGCTGTATATAAAAACCGGGTTGGGAAAACCAGCCGACCGCCTGGTTCAATTGCTAAACTATCGTCGCATAAACCGGTTCACTACCTGCTGGGTGCCCGACCGCAGGGGAATAAAAACAATGGCAGGCAGACTCTCAAATCCGGAGAAACTACCTTCCATCCGGGTGCAGTACCTTGGCGGACTTAGCCGGTTTAAAGCCTGTTCCACTACAACCAGCCCCATTCAATTGCTGGTCGTTCTTTCGGGGCCAGAACCGCAACGCAGCATTTTTGAAAACCTTTTATTGAAGCAACTGGAACTGCAACCGGGAAAAACAGTATTGGTGAGAGGTTTACCGAAGGAAGGAGAGAACATGCAGGTAAAAAACAATATTACAATCTACAACCACGCCCCAGCCGGCTTGCTGAATGAATTGATGTGTAATGCAGAGTTAGTAATTAGCCGCTCGGGTTACACCACGGTGATGGACCTGTTAAAGCTGGGTAAGAAAAGTATCTTAGTGCCTACACCGGGACAAGCAGAACAGGAGTATGTAGCCGCTCACCTGCAAAAAGAACAGCTGGCCTATACCGTTTCACAAGAGCAGTTCAACTTACAAAAAGCATTGGCGGCAGCTAATGAATTCCCCTACCAGCTAAGCCCCTGGCCAATGGAGGATTATAAAAAAGCAATCAATGAATTAATAGATCAAATTATCAAATCGAAACAATCGTGA
- a CDS encoding pyridoxal phosphate-dependent aminotransferase → MKLSHLAETLIGSEIVKLGGEIRDKIRAGERIYNFTVGDFDPAIFPIPKELEEEIIKAYREHFTNYPAGDGNLDLREAIAHFLKEREQLSYKPAEILVASGGRPLIYSLYRAVCDKEDKVIYAVPSWNNNHYTHFIGAEHVVIEARAENNFMPIAKDIKPHLKGASLLALCSPQNPTGTTFTKHDLEAICDMVLEENSRRGADEKKLYVMYDQMYWQLTYGDIIHYNPVSLRPAMKEYTIFIDAISKCFAATGVRVGWAFGPQIIRDKMNAILSHLGAWAPMAEQKACARFLYNNEAIDNYLKHFKGEAEERLRNIYNGLQQLKKEGFSVDAIAPQAAIYLTIKIDLVGKKTAGVNQLTQQSDVTAYLLNEAKLAVVPFYAFGADRSSPWYRLSVGTCKKEEIGEMIDQLRNALKKLS, encoded by the coding sequence ATGAAACTTAGCCATCTTGCAGAAACTTTAATCGGGTCGGAAATTGTAAAACTGGGCGGCGAAATACGAGATAAGATCCGTGCCGGAGAAAGGATCTATAACTTTACTGTTGGTGATTTTGATCCTGCCATATTCCCTATTCCCAAAGAACTGGAAGAAGAGATCATTAAGGCCTACCGGGAACATTTTACCAATTATCCCGCCGGAGATGGAAACCTCGATCTGCGGGAGGCCATTGCTCACTTTTTGAAAGAACGGGAACAGCTCAGCTATAAACCAGCCGAAATACTGGTAGCTTCAGGCGGCCGGCCGCTGATTTATTCTTTATACCGCGCCGTTTGCGATAAGGAAGATAAAGTTATTTATGCTGTTCCTTCGTGGAACAATAACCATTATACGCATTTTATAGGGGCAGAGCACGTGGTAATTGAAGCCCGGGCCGAAAATAACTTTATGCCCATTGCCAAAGACATTAAACCTCATTTAAAAGGCGCTAGTTTACTGGCATTGTGCTCGCCGCAAAACCCAACGGGTACTACTTTTACCAAACACGACCTGGAAGCCATCTGCGATATGGTATTGGAGGAAAACAGCCGCCGGGGCGCCGATGAGAAGAAGTTGTATGTAATGTACGATCAAATGTACTGGCAGCTCACCTATGGCGATATTATACACTACAACCCTGTTTCGCTTAGGCCAGCCATGAAGGAGTATACCATCTTTATTGATGCCATCAGTAAGTGTTTTGCCGCTACCGGCGTGCGTGTAGGCTGGGCATTTGGTCCGCAGATTATCCGCGATAAAATGAACGCCATTTTAAGCCACCTGGGCGCCTGGGCTCCTATGGCCGAACAAAAAGCCTGTGCCCGTTTCCTGTATAATAATGAAGCCATCGATAATTATCTGAAGCATTTTAAAGGAGAAGCAGAAGAGCGTTTGCGGAATATTTACAATGGCTTACAGCAATTGAAAAAAGAAGGTTTTTCTGTAGACGCCATTGCGCCGCAGGCAGCCATTTACCTCACCATAAAAATTGACCTGGTTGGCAAAAAAACAGCCGGTGTCAATCAACTCACTCAACAAAGCGATGTTACTGCTTATTTGTTGAACGAAGCAAAGCTGGCGGTGGTGCCATTTTATGCGTTTGGGGCCGACCGTTCGTCGCCCTGGTACCGCTTAAGCGTTGGTACCTGCAAAAAAGAGGAGATCGGCGAAATGATAGATCAACTGAGAAATGCCCTGAAGAAATTAAGTTAA
- a CDS encoding SixA phosphatase family protein, with translation MKSVIIIRHAKSSWDQPGVEDFDRPLNDRGKEDAPKMAARLQDRKVKIDAFIASSAKRARKTASLFIKEYGGEKEDIILLPELYLAGPDAFYDAIAKAPASANTIAIFAHNPGITEFANELTDVRIDDMPTCAIFAINVDIKDWKEFRDAKKEYWFFDYPKAV, from the coding sequence ATGAAGTCAGTAATAATTATACGGCACGCGAAGAGCAGCTGGGACCAACCCGGCGTTGAAGATTTTGATCGTCCATTAAATGACCGGGGTAAAGAAGATGCGCCTAAAATGGCTGCCCGGCTGCAGGATCGAAAAGTAAAGATTGACGCCTTTATTGCAAGTTCCGCTAAAAGGGCCCGTAAAACGGCTTCGCTGTTCATTAAAGAATATGGTGGTGAGAAAGAGGACATCATCCTGTTACCTGAACTATACCTGGCCGGTCCCGATGCGTTTTATGACGCTATAGCCAAAGCGCCGGCATCGGCAAATACCATTGCCATTTTTGCGCATAATCCCGGCATTACCGAATTCGCCAATGAGTTAACCGATGTTAGAATCGACGATATGCCTACCTGCGCCATTTTTGCTATAAATGTTGATATTAAGGATTGGAAGGAGTTCAGGGATGCGAAAAAAGAGTACTGGTTCTTTGATTATCCGAAGGCTGTCTGA
- a CDS encoding response regulator, with protein sequence MSKITIMIVDDHTLIRETWSYLLGRNEELEVIAELGDGQRAIEIARDKRPNIVLLDINMSPLNGFDILKMIRKLSPGSKVIAVSMHSQPAYAKKMLRLGARGYVTKNSPRKEMLDAIHQVTAGNVYICQEVKNILSEQMMNEEEGGDGLNQLSEREIEVINLIRNGLSSKEIADKLAISIKTVEVHRHNILKKLKVKNTASLINYINSSGL encoded by the coding sequence TGGTCGTATTTGTTAGGAAGGAACGAAGAACTGGAAGTTATTGCTGAACTAGGAGATGGTCAACGAGCCATTGAAATTGCACGGGACAAACGTCCAAACATTGTGCTGCTCGACATTAACATGTCCCCGTTGAATGGGTTTGACATTCTAAAAATGATCCGTAAACTCTCACCCGGTTCAAAAGTTATTGCCGTGTCAATGCACTCGCAACCCGCGTATGCAAAAAAGATGCTGCGGCTGGGCGCCCGTGGTTATGTAACCAAGAATTCACCCCGTAAGGAAATGCTCGATGCTATACACCAGGTAACTGCCGGCAATGTGTACATCTGCCAGGAAGTGAAGAACATCCTGAGTGAGCAAATGATGAATGAGGAAGAAGGTGGAGATGGTTTGAACCAGCTGTCTGAACGCGAAATAGAAGTGATAAATCTTATTCGCAACGGGTTATCGTCAAAGGAAATAGCAGATAAATTAGCTATCTCTATTAAAACCGTTGAAGTGCACCGCCACAACATTCTGAAGAAATTAAAGGTAAAAAATACAGCATCGCTGATTAACTATATCAATTCGAGCGGACTGTAA